One Magnetococcales bacterium genomic window, GCCGCCTGGAGTGCCTATCAGGGGGGGAAGCGTTGGGAGGCCCAGGAGCGTTTTATCCGGCTCGCCCTGGAAGCCAGCGCCACCCGCCGCCGCAGTCAGGGGGCCTATTGGGCCGCCAGAACCTTCACCACCCGTAAGCGGAACAGCAAGGAAAATAGTGCTGATCGGGCGGTCTGGCTCAAATATGCCACCAAATTTCCCGAAACCTTCTATGGTCTTTTGGCCCAGGAGGAGCTTTATGGTGAGCTGAAACCCCTCGTGGAGGCTCCCAGGCAGTGCCGTTCTTTTGACGATAACCGGGAGATCATGGGGCGACTTGCCAGGTTTGAGCTGTTGGAGCGGGCCGGGCGGGGATTTTATAAGGGCATGGAGCTGGATCAACTGGCCCAAGAGTTCAACCTGACCGCCATGGATCGCCTCTGCCTGGCTCTGGACTATGACACTCCCCACATAGCGACCCAGGCTGCCCGGGATAGCGGACAAAAAAATGGCTACCACTGGCGGGGAATGTATCCCAAACCCCCGTGGAATCCAGCTGTCGGTTGGAATCTGGAACCCAACCTGGTGCTGGCCATGGGGCGTCAGGAGAGCCTCTTTTTTCACCGGGCGCTCTCCCGGGCCGGCGCCATGGGGGTGCTGCAACTGATGCCCGCCACTGCCCGGGAAGAGGCGGAAAAAATTAAAATGCCCGAAGCCACACGCTTCCGCCTACAGCTCCCCCCTTACAATCTTTCCCTGGGGCAGTCCTACCTCAAGCGTATGTTGAGATACAATAAGGGGGATCTGGTGCAGGCATTTGTCTCCTACAATGCCGGCCCCGGTCGGGCCAAACGTTGGCGACCCCGGCGTGAACGGGAAGAGACCATCACCTATATTGAAAATATTCCCATCACCGAAACCCGTCTCTACGTCAAAAAGGTGATCCACGGCTTTGCGGTCTATGAACTCCTGGATAAAGGTCAAGCCTCCCTCGATGTGGCGTTGCGTAAAGCGGGTGAGGGGAATATCAACTACCACCTGCAATGAGCCAATCTGATCTCCCCTGGGGATCAGA contains:
- a CDS encoding lytic transglycosylase domain-containing protein yields the protein MRVKKYLVGFVAFVVSVVAGFLFAAMAWPGERGDAEAFGKLFARLEGSGSIRSVLNRNNWPDNDFLASYLEYELLYHPSTKTKLKDLQSFLRRWPNHPQVVRVEDFVDQLITTQGSDAEALAWYDRSPPSDRNGRLRYLKLLLMTKREAEATVLWRELYREGVGFSKELDRQLNNIWKKLTQTDREVRARVFLRRGKDKLFDAQIYGFSKDRKTFFRALREAREARKKFNALVKKLPKKMARDPELWKARISGLRKNGYRQKAARLLMGREGKRLTEEARQKLRYYLGRDLIYLDEDYDRAFELLDANVREKGGKLQDSLWLAAWSAYQGGKRWEAQERFIRLALEASATRRRSQGAYWAARTFTTRKRNSKENSADRAVWLKYATKFPETFYGLLAQEELYGELKPLVEAPRQCRSFDDNREIMGRLARFELLERAGRGFYKGMELDQLAQEFNLTAMDRLCLALDYDTPHIATQAARDSGQKNGYHWRGMYPKPPWNPAVGWNLEPNLVLAMGRQESLFFHRALSRAGAMGVLQLMPATAREEAEKIKMPEATRFRLQLPPYNLSLGQSYLKRMLRYNKGDLVQAFVSYNAGPGRAKRWRPRREREETITYIENIPITETRLYVKKVIHGFAVYELLDKGQASLDVALRKAGEGNINYHLQ